The sequence below is a genomic window from Candidatus Eisenbacteria bacterium.
GCTCCGATCCAGAGACTCGCGGACCAGGTGGCGGGGTACTTCGTTCCGATCGTCGTCGCGGTGGCCGCGCTCACCTTCATGGCCTGGGCGCTGTGGGGTCCCGAGCCGCGGCTCGCGTACGCCCTCGTGAACGCGATCTCGGTCCTGATCATCGCGTGCCCCTGCGCGCTCGGCCTCGCGACCCCCATGTCGATCATGGTCGCTTCGGGGAAGGGCGCGACCGTGGGTGTCCTCTTCAAGACGGCCGAGGCGATCGAAACCCTCCGGAAGGTGAACACGCTCGTCGTGGACAAGACCGGCACGCTCACCGAGGGGCGGCCGCGCCTTACGACCAGCGAGACGACGGGAGACGGGCTCGGCGAGTCCGAGCTTCTCCGCCTCGCCGCGAGCCTCGAACGGGGGAGCGAGCATCCGCTGGCGCACGCCGTGGTCTCGGGGGCGCGGGAGCGCGGCATCCGTCTGGACGAGCCTCGCGACTTCACGTCGCGCACGGGGATGGGAGTGGAGGGCACGGTCGGAGGGCGTCGCGTCGTACTCGGGAATCGCACCCTGTTCGAGCGCGCCGGACTCGCCGTGGACGGGCTCAGCTCCCGGATGGAGACGCTCCAGCGGGAAGGGCAAACCGTCATGCTGGTCGGCGTGGACGGGCGCCTGGCGGGACTCCTCGGGGTCGCGGATCCGATCAAGCCCGGGACCCCCGACGCGGTCCGGGCGCTCCGCTCCGAGCGGATCCAGCTCGTGATGCTCACCGGGGACAACCGGATCACCGCCGAGGCGGTGGCGCGCGTCCTCGGGATCGAGCCCGTGTTCGCGGAGGTGCTGCCGGACCAGAAGGTCGAGGTGGTCCGGAAGCTCCAGAACGAGGGACGCTTCGTCGCGATGGCCGGGGACGGGATCAACGACGCGCCGGCGCTCGCGCAGGCCCACGTGGGCATCGCGATGGGAAACGGGACCGACGTCGCCATGGAGAGCGCCGGCGTCACCCTGGTGAAGGGGGACCTGCGCGGGATCGCGCGCGCGCGGAAGCTGAGCCGCGCGACGATGCGAAACATCCGCCAGAATCTCTTCTTCGCGTTCGTGTACAACACGCTCGGCGTGCCGATCGCGGCGGGCGTGCTCTATCCATTCACAGGGCTTCTCCTGACACCCGTGGTGGCGGCCGCGGCCATGAGCCTGAGCTCGGTCTCGGTGATCTGGAACGCGCTTCGGCTGAGGCGCGTGGAGCTTTGAGATGCCATGAGGGAAGGTGAACCCACAAACCAGGAGGGATGAGATGAGAGTTCGCTGGATCGTGGTGGCGGCGCTCGTGCTGATCGTCGCGGTGGTCGCGGGATGCTCGGGTCAGTCGGGCGGCGCGACCCGGGAAATTCAGGTGAGCGTCACGGACAAGGGTTTCGAGCCGAGCCGCATCGAGGTGAAGAAGGGCGACACGGTGACGCTCGTGGTGACGCGGAAGACCGATCAGACCTGCGCGACGGGGATCGTCGTGGCGGACCGGGGCATCACGAAGGACCTCCCGTTGAACGAGCCCGTCCGCGTCGCGATCGGGAACGTCGAGAGCGGCGAGATCGGGTTCGCGTGCCCCATGGACATGATCAAGGGGACCGTGGCCGCGAACTGAACCTTCACAAGGCAGAGCACGAAGGGGGCATCGGGGACGTCGGTGCCCCTTCTTCGTTCCTAGTGGGAGTGGTGCTCCTCAAGTCCCTGTCGAAGGAGGATCACTCTCCCGCGAATCGGACCCTGCGTCGTGACCGCTTCCATGAAGTAGAGCCCCGAGGGCAGCTGCCGCGCGCCCTCGTCGCGGCCGTCCCAGTGCACCGCCGCGCCCAGCTCGCCGGATTCATAGGAGGACGGCTCCCACGATCTCACGAGCCTTCCCCTCACGTCGTACACGGACACGCGCGAGGCACGATCCGGCAGACGAACCGTGGTCCTCGCCGTGAACGGATTGGGGGATGCGCTCAAGCGTCTCACCACGGGCGGGACGGGCTCCGGCTCGACCAAGGTGACGGTGGTCCAGACCTGAGCCGTGTCGCGGGCGTTGTTCTGGAACACATGCGGACTCGCGTTCCCCGCGCCCCGCAGCTGGAATCGCTGCGCGGCGTTCTCGGCCAGCGGGCACGACGGCACGAAGGGGTTGTCCGCCGTTCGCACGAGCACCGTTGCGCCATGTGGGGGCAGGGGCGTCGCGTTGCTGGTTCCCGATACCCGCGCCAGGACGTTCCCGTATGGGAGTGAGTTGATGAGGCAGGTGGGTGTCTCGAACGAGACTTGGCCAGTCACCATCGGGATCCCCGGATTGATCACGAGATCCGGAGTGATCGAGAAGGCGGATGCGAAACCGGCCGTCGCGCACAGAATACGGTCCCCCACAGAGCCGTTAGCGACATTGTTCGCGAAGGTGCCCAGCGTCGCCACCGGATCCCCAACGGAGTCGTACACCGCAATGAACGCGCCGGCGACGAAGACCTCGCCCGCGCTGATCAGCTTCAACTCGACCGCCTGGATGTTCATGTTCCCGTTGTAGCCGACCAGGAGCTTGTTGATCTCGATATGGTGGAAGGCCTGGGGCTCCGCGTCCGAGACCCGGGGCCAGCCGACGGAAGTC
It includes:
- a CDS encoding heavy metal translocating P-type ATPase, translated to MKAPERKAALKLDLAAAHPPAHEHAASQPGVVKDPVCGMNVVPERAAGSHTHEGTTYFFCSKGCVSRFAAEPERYLKSPGAAGMQGEHEAMAAAAAERGEPMQWTCPMHPEIVRDRPGSCPICGMALEPMTISLEEPENPELADMTRRFRVSVLFGAPILLLMLGDLLPGHPLGAFGHSNLRHWIEMALATPIVLWCGWPLLVRGWESLRTRNLNMFTLIALGVGAAYGYSVVAVLAPGIFPMAFRDAADRVAVYFEPAAVITALVLLGQVLELRARSRTGAAIRSLLGLAPKTARAIRQDGIEEDIPLEQVVPGDVLRVRPGEKIPVDGVVVEGTGAVDESMVTGESMPVEKAAGDRLIGATVNTTGSLVMRAERVGSETLLARIVRMVAEAQRSRAPIQRLADQVAGYFVPIVVAVAALTFMAWALWGPEPRLAYALVNAISVLIIACPCALGLATPMSIMVASGKGATVGVLFKTAEAIETLRKVNTLVVDKTGTLTEGRPRLTTSETTGDGLGESELLRLAASLERGSEHPLAHAVVSGARERGIRLDEPRDFTSRTGMGVEGTVGGRRVVLGNRTLFERAGLAVDGLSSRMETLQREGQTVMLVGVDGRLAGLLGVADPIKPGTPDAVRALRSERIQLVMLTGDNRITAEAVARVLGIEPVFAEVLPDQKVEVVRKLQNEGRFVAMAGDGINDAPALAQAHVGIAMGNGTDVAMESAGVTLVKGDLRGIARARKLSRATMRNIRQNLFFAFVYNTLGVPIAAGVLYPFTGLLLTPVVAAAAMSLSSVSVIWNALRLRRVEL
- a CDS encoding cupredoxin domain-containing protein encodes the protein MRVRWIVVAALVLIVAVVAGCSGQSGGATREIQVSVTDKGFEPSRIEVKKGDTVTLVVTRKTDQTCATGIVVADRGITKDLPLNEPVRVAIGNVESGEIGFACPMDMIKGTVAAN